A window of the Corythoichthys intestinalis isolate RoL2023-P3 chromosome 6, ASM3026506v1, whole genome shotgun sequence genome harbors these coding sequences:
- the slc19a3b gene encoding solute carrier family 19 member 3b, with protein sequence MGCWAKVKSSDWAFPTAVLSLYGFFANCRIAEPFLTPYLIGPYKNISEEVVTNYLYPIWTYSYLAFLFPVFLLTDFLRHKPLIVVQGLFLVSNYVLLCFAPGLIAMVFLEIHYAVVTATEVAYFSYIYSVIPLENYQRATGYLRSSMLFGYTFGAGLGQVLVSSAGLDYFYINAITLGVVSVAFLISFWLPRPQRSMFFKGRKAAAPGRQSQQEVPRITGRPDETVSGLGEASSGKQMMERNDNAGWCSRKNVLSAGHLLWQSFRESYSSRHLIYWSGWWALATAGYTQILNYIQLMWDHIEPSATSSVYNGGVEAACSLVGAAAAFSVGYIKVNWSVWGELALGLFSAVGAGAVFLIVLTSNIWVCYAGYALFKSCYMLLITITTFQIAANLSMECYALTFGINTFVALSLQTIMTIIVVDGTTLGLDIVTQFIIYGIYHAVISVLFLIRGTYTACTERRTQVPPDNKQNGIGGNDVVIHDEPF encoded by the exons ATGGGCTGCTGGGCCAAGGTGAAGTCCTCCGACTGGGCTTTTCCGACTGCTGTACTGTCACTTTATGGTTTCTTTGCCAATTGCCGAATCGCAGAGCCGTTCCTCACACCATACTTAATTGGGCCTTATAAAAACATTTCGGAAGAAGTG GTGACCAACTACCTCTATCCCATATGGACATACTCCTACCTAGCCTTTCTTTTCCCTGTTTTTCTGCTGACTGACTTTCTGAGGCACAAGCCACTAATTGTGGTGCAGGGGCTTTTTCTTGTCTCCAACTATGTCCTTCTTTGCTTTGCCCCAGGACTAATTGCCATGGTCTTCCTTGAG ATTCATTATGCTGTCGTAACTGCAACAGAAGTGGCTTACTTTTCTTACATTTACAGCGTGATTCCTCTTGAGAATTACCAAAGAGCCACAGGTTACCTTCGCAGCTCTATGCTTTTTGGATACACATTTGGTGCCGGCCTGGGACAGGTTCTCGTCTCCTCAGCAG GGCTGGACTACTTCTATATCAATGCCATCACTCTGGGCGTTGTAAGCGTGGCTTTTCTCATCTCCTTCTGGTTGCCGAGGCCTCAGAGGAGCATGTTCTTCAAAGGGAGAAAGGCTGCAGCTCCGGGCCGACAGTCCCAGCAGGAGGTGCCTCGGATAACGGGCAGACCTGATGAAACGGTGTCGGGTTTGGGAGAAGCTAGCTCCGGGAAACAGATGATGGAGCGTAATGACAACGCTGGCTGGTGCAGCAGGAAAAATGTGCTTAGTGCGGGTCATTTACTTTGGCAAAGCTTCAGGGAGTCCTACTCATcaag GCATTTAATCTATTGGTCTGGGTGGTGGGctctggccacagctggatataCACAAATACTTAACTACATCCAACTAATGTGGGACCATATTGAGCCATCTGCCACGTCATCCGTTTACAATGGTGGTGTAGAAGCTGCATGTTCTCTTGTTG GTGCTGCTGCAGCTTTCTCGGTGGGTTACATCAAGGTGAACTGGTCTGTGTGGGGAGAGCTGGCATTAGGCTTGTTTTCAGCCGTCGGGGCAGGCGCTGTGTTTCTGATAGTGCTCACCAGCAACATTTGGGTTTGCTATGCTGGCTATGCCCTATTTAAATCATGCTACATGCTGCTCATCACCATCACAAC ATTTCAGATTGCCGCCAATCTTTCCATGGAATGCTATGCTCTGACGTTTGGCATCAACACATTTGTGGCCCTTTCCTTGCAGACCATTATGACAATTATTGTTGTTGACGGAACTACATTAGGACTGGACATTGTGACGCAG TTCATCATTTACGGGATCTATCATGCAGTCATCTCCGTCCTCTTTTTAATTCGAGGGACATACACCGCCTGCACAGAGcgacgcacccaagtgccaccaGATAACAAGCAAAACGGAATTGGGGGGAACGACGTGGTGATCCATGATGAACCGTTCTGA